In Rattus norvegicus strain BN/NHsdMcwi chromosome 1, GRCr8, whole genome shotgun sequence, a genomic segment contains:
- the RGD1559600 gene encoding uncharacterized protein LOC499256, with translation MKNLPHSHGLLKMQVDSGLNSGMYASEMGSETWTLSSILKQPCRLITGPLSLRSHWYCWNHVVSAAVLLRCEDVTVISRSSERSASYLGANSNLLALGLGDHLVQPWTTIHEGHTHPAFSTQKDTEEAPSWDLRLGINHTQTPVFTERFFLKEGRKVKVADFRT, from the coding sequence ATGCAGGTTGACAGTGGACTCAACTCTGGGATGTATGCATCAGAGATGGGCTCAGAGACTTGGACTCTGTCTTCGATCCTGAAGCAGCCCTGCAGATTGATCACAGGCCCTCTCAGCCTCAGATCGCATTGGTACTGTTGGAACCATGTAGTTTCAGCAGCAGTCCTGCTGAGATGTGAGGATGTTACAGTCATCAGCAggtcaagtgaaagatctgcttCGTACCTTGGAGCAAACTCCAATCTCCTTGCTTTAGGTCTTGGAGACCATCTAGTTCAACCATGGACCACCATCCATGAAGGACACACCCACCCTGCATTCtccacacagaaagacacagaggagGCTCCCTCCTGGGACCTCAGATTAGGCATAAACCACACCCAAACACCTGTTTTTACTGAGAGATTCTTTCTTAAGGAGGGCAGAAAAGTTAAAGTGGCTGATTTTAGAACCTAG
- the RGD1559600 gene encoding uncharacterized protein LOC499256 isoform X1 → MTDILQDPTQMQVDSGLNSGMYASEMGSETWTLSSILKQPCRLITGPLSLRSHWYCWNHVVSAAVLLRCEDVTVISRSSERSASYLGANSNLLALGLGDHLVQPWTTIHEGHTHPAFSTQKDTEEAPSWDLRLGINHTQTPVFTERFFLKEGRKVKVADFRT, encoded by the coding sequence ATGCAGGTTGACAGTGGACTCAACTCTGGGATGTATGCATCAGAGATGGGCTCAGAGACTTGGACTCTGTCTTCGATCCTGAAGCAGCCCTGCAGATTGATCACAGGCCCTCTCAGCCTCAGATCGCATTGGTACTGTTGGAACCATGTAGTTTCAGCAGCAGTCCTGCTGAGATGTGAGGATGTTACAGTCATCAGCAggtcaagtgaaagatctgcttCGTACCTTGGAGCAAACTCCAATCTCCTTGCTTTAGGTCTTGGAGACCATCTAGTTCAACCATGGACCACCATCCATGAAGGACACACCCACCCTGCATTCtccacacagaaagacacagaggagGCTCCCTCCTGGGACCTCAGATTAGGCATAAACCACACCCAAACACCTGTTTTTACTGAGAGATTCTTTCTTAAGGAGGGCAGAAAAGTTAAAGTGGCTGATTTTAGAACCTAG